In Phlebotomus papatasi isolate M1 chromosome 1, Ppap_2.1, whole genome shotgun sequence, the following proteins share a genomic window:
- the LOC129807917 gene encoding dynactin subunit 1 isoform X2: protein MSEKSLKVGQRVEVTGKDVRGQIAYVGMTSFAAGKWIGVILDEPKGKNNGTIKGTTYFTCAENHGTFVRPSQLVLLDDSGNPLEDTSPEEKPRSRLSSVRRKSPVKAPTARKASSMTSSASRSSKNSRLSLTGSRQSLVGSRSQLASPAGEKNTGVTVTDGKEVPASKIPEKRSIPPPESSLSSKRSSFVETGFLETLKPQFTPGQSLTSPSPALTTEDKLAALQQQQEIEDLKGQVKELSEKLETLRLRRAEDKERLREFDKMKTQFEQLQEFKHKIMDAQTQLQRELQRARQETKDAVEARDRHAEEMSDLAENVEMITLDKEMAEEKADTLQLELDQAKERIEELTLDLEIIKTEMQNRGGDGQPGVTTAYEYKQLEQQNVRLRETLVRLRDLLAHNNHEIQKMHKELETKKSEVAELHRTKEKLSSTVDELEVQMVDLQEQVDAALGAEEMVEQLAEKKMELEDKVKSLQEEVAELEALEEVHEQLVESNHELEMDLREELDMAHSAKREAIREKDAALETIVDRDQTILKFRELVQKLNEQLQDMREKVNQENTKLTKDTIAETIDFKQMFAESKAFTRAIDLQLRQIELTQANEHVRLLTAYMPDTFMNRGGDHDAILVISLVSRIVFKAGIIVNQSRERFPQPTTFDRSAILQGHDIHQFEFRSRLLHHVHNLQTIMHQFLFGLNSCTPEVLLKAGASLPEMVAQEKTIDGIVELLKINQLDENSSTENLEKCISFFNAMFSVLLASEQLMNETQFVRDCIAAIGAACDSISTDATLVQALIKGGDETSDSGLLLQYVIQNVESIRQQLKLVKRRLPQDINVIKCNLSPKTISNLKQMAESLGKLMMVLFLVAKQVLHLVTVNTESGDATVSHTKLWDFLSAACDRIYEQDDRGPSQNMRTVLSAVNTDMSQLAQYLLDHEYEIMAAPASVEKPVAPIIQRAQFIKKQLEETKTLTATLENREAEIRQLKLAAKMKQNELSEMQIRKDLAEKKLSVLQHDNEINVEKLQRKYDETLQMLKKKEKEFEETMDHLQSDIDTLENEKGALREKLKAHSSKKGDLKSTTAFDITASSPYIAQELSLLQKAFAEERAERMKLQATEYMKVLNSLEPIHVPKPPDNRIRDLEKQLREVKHEMIMSMVKEGDIPEGNTKHTSIQKRLMDQENQHKQIRSELKLRAESLASEILNEYLQRKPHRSAKSDFAKFPAVQLTKAMREQ from the exons TGTGAGAAGGAAGTCACCTGTAAAAGCGCCAACAGCTCGTAAAGCAAGTTCTATGACTTCATCAGCATCAAGGTCgtcaaaaaa CTCTCGGTTGTCCCTGACGGGAAGTAGACAGAGTCTTGTTGGATCTCGAAGTCAATTGGCTTCACCAGCCGGTGAGAAGAATACTGGAGTCACAGTTACCGATGGCAAGGAAGTTCCAGCGTCAAAGATACCCGAGAAGCGTTCAATACCTCCACCAGAATCGTCTCTGTCTTCCAAGAGGTCTTCTTTTGTGGAGACTGGATTTTTGGAGACGCTTAAGCCTCAGTTTACACCAGGACAGTCCCTGACATCTCCGTCACCAGCCCTTACGACTGAGGATAAGTTGGCAGCTCTGCAGCAGCAACAGGAGATTGAGGATCTCAAGGGTCAGGTGAAGGAATTGTCTGAAAAGTTGGAGACACTCCGGTTGCGTCGAGCTGAAGATAAGGAGCGTCTTCGGGAGTTTGACAAGATGAAGACACAATTTGAGCAATTGCAGGAGTTTAAGCATAAAATCATGGATGCTCAAACGCAACTCCAGCGAGAGTTGCAGAGAGCACGTCAAGAGACGAAAGATGCAGTTGAGGCACGGGATAGACATGCTGAAGAAATGTCTGATCTGGCTGAGAATGTCGAAATGATTACGCTAGATAAGGAGATGGCTGAAGAAAAGGCAGATACGTTGCAGCTGGAGCTCGATCAAGCCAAGGAACGTATTGAAGAGTTGACACTGGATCTTGAGATTATAAAGACAGAAATGCAGAATCGTGGTGGAGATGGTCAGCCAGGAGTGACAACGGCCTATGAGTATAAGCAACTGGAGCAGCAAAATGTGAGATTGAGGGAGACTCTGGTAAGGCTTAGAGATCTCCTGGCGCACAATAATCACGAAATCCAGAAGATGCACAAAGAGTTGGAAACGAAGAAGTCTGAAGTGGCAGAACTACACCGCACAAAAGAGAAGCTTTCCAGTACTGTTGATGAGCTGGAAGTGCAGATGGTGGATCTGCAAGAGCAAGTGGATGCTGCCTTGGGGGCTGAGGAGATGGTTGAACAATTGGCAGAGAAGAAGATGGAATTGGAGGATAAGGTGAAGTCTCTGCAGGAGGAAGTGGCTGAATTGGAGGCTCTGGAGGAGGTGCATGAGCAATTGGTAGAGAGTAATCATGAGCTAGAGATGGATTTGCGAGAGGAATTGGATATGGCTCATTCGGCCAAGAGGGAAGCCATCAGGGAGAAGGATGCTGCTCTGGAGACGATTGTTGATCGTGATCAGACAATTCTGAAATTCCGTGAATTGGTGCAGAAGCTCAATGAACAGCTTCAGGATATGCGTGAGAAGGTGAATCAGGAAAATACTAAATTGACTAAGGATACCATTGCTGAGACAATTGATTTCAAGCAAATGTTTGCAGAATCCAAAGCTTTTACGAGAGCTATTGATCTTCAGCTGAGACAAATTGAATTGACACAGGCCAATGAGCATGTTCGCCTCCTGACAGCCTACATGCCAGACACCTTTATGAATCGAGGCGGAGATCACGATGCTATCCTTGTGATATCCCTTGTGTCAAGGATTGTATTCAAAGCGGGTATTATTGTTAATCAGAGCCGAGAGAGATTCCCACAGCCAACAACTTTCGATCGCAGTGCAATCCTTCAGGGTCATGATATTCATCAATTTGAATTCCGTTCTCGTCTACTCCATCATGTGCACAATTTGCAAACTATCATGCATCAATTTCTCTTTGGTCTAAACTCATGCACACCCGAAGTACTGCTGAAAGCTGGTGCTTCTCTGCCCGAGATGGTGGCTCAGGAGAAGACAATTGATGGAATTGTTGAACTCCTGAAGATCAATCAACTCGATGAAAATTCATCCACTGAAAACTTGGAGAAGTGCATCTCCTTCTTCAATGCAATGTTCTCAGTTTTGCTGGCTTCCGAGCAACTGATGAATGAAACCCAGTTTGTCCGGGACTGTATTGCTGCCATTGGAGCTGCTTGTGATTCCATCAGTACAGATGCTACCCTTGTTCAGGCACTGATCAAGGGAGGCGATGAGACGAGTGATTCGGGACTTTTGCTGCAGTATGTCATTCAGAATGTCgaatccattaggcaacaattGAAGCTGGTGAAGAGACGTCTACCCCAAGATATTAATGTGATCAAGTGCAATTTATCCCCTAAAACCATTTCGAATCTCAAGCAAATGGCCGAGAGTCTGGGAAAGTTGATGATGGTACTGTTCTTGGTGGCTAAACAAGTACTACATCTGGTGACTGTAAATACAGAATCGGGAGATGCTACAGTATCTCATACGAAGCTCTGGGACTTCCTCTCAGCAGCCTGCGATCGGATCTATGAACAAGATGATCGTGGTCCATCACAGAATATGAGAACTGTTTTGAGTGCAGTGAATACAGACATGTCCCAGTTGGCTCAGTATCTACTTGATCACGAATACGAAATAATGGCAGCTCCAGCTTCAGTGGAGAAACCCGTTGCTCCGATCATTCAGAGGGCACAGTTCATCAAGAAGCAACTTGAGGAGACCAAAACACTCACAGCAACTTTGGAGAATCGTGAAGCTGAGATTAGGCAGCTCAAGTTGGCGGCCAAGATGAAACAGAATGAACTGTCGGAGATGCAGATTCGGAAGGATTTGGCAGAGAAAAAGCTATCAGTGCTACAACATGACAATGAAATTAATGTGGAAAAGTTGCAGAGGAAGTACGATGAAACTCTTCAGATGCTGAAGAA aAAAGAGAAGGAGTTTGAGGAGACAATGGATCATCTTCAGAGTGACATTGACACACTGGAGAACGAGAAGGGAGCTCTCAGAGAGAAACTAAAGGCTCATAGCAGCAAGAAGGGTGATCTCAAGTCAACTACAGCATTTG ACATTACAGCATCTTCTCCGTATATTGCCCAAGAACTTTCCCTACTTCAGAAGGCTTTTGCGGAGGAGCGTGCTGAACGTATGAAGCTCCAAGCAACCGAATACATGAAGGTTCTCAACAGCTTGGAGCCCATTCATGTTCCGAAGCCACCAGATAATCGGATCAGGGACTTGGAGAAACAATTGAGGGAAGTGAAACATGAGATGATAATGTCAATGGTGAAAGAGGGTGACATTCCGGAGGGCAATACCAAGCACACAAGTATCCAGAAGAGGTTGATGGATCAGGAGAATCAGCACAAGCAAATCAGGAGTGAATTGAAATTGCGTGCTGAGTCGCTAGCCAGTGAAATTCTAAATGAATATCTTCAGAGGAAACCTCATCGTTCGGCCAAGAGTGACTTTGCTAAATTTCCTGCTGTTCAACTAACTAAG gcaATGAGGGAGCAGTAG
- the LOC129807917 gene encoding dynactin subunit 1 isoform X1, which yields MSEKSLKVGQRVEVTGKDVRGQIAYVGMTSFAAGKWIGVILDEPKGKNNGTIKGTTYFTCAENHGTFVRPSQLVLLDDSGNPLEDTSPEEKPRSRLSSSSSVRSVNTTKPTAVRRKSPVKAPTARKASSMTSSASRSSKNSRLSLTGSRQSLVGSRSQLASPAGEKNTGVTVTDGKEVPASKIPEKRSIPPPESSLSSKRSSFVETGFLETLKPQFTPGQSLTSPSPALTTEDKLAALQQQQEIEDLKGQVKELSEKLETLRLRRAEDKERLREFDKMKTQFEQLQEFKHKIMDAQTQLQRELQRARQETKDAVEARDRHAEEMSDLAENVEMITLDKEMAEEKADTLQLELDQAKERIEELTLDLEIIKTEMQNRGGDGQPGVTTAYEYKQLEQQNVRLRETLVRLRDLLAHNNHEIQKMHKELETKKSEVAELHRTKEKLSSTVDELEVQMVDLQEQVDAALGAEEMVEQLAEKKMELEDKVKSLQEEVAELEALEEVHEQLVESNHELEMDLREELDMAHSAKREAIREKDAALETIVDRDQTILKFRELVQKLNEQLQDMREKVNQENTKLTKDTIAETIDFKQMFAESKAFTRAIDLQLRQIELTQANEHVRLLTAYMPDTFMNRGGDHDAILVISLVSRIVFKAGIIVNQSRERFPQPTTFDRSAILQGHDIHQFEFRSRLLHHVHNLQTIMHQFLFGLNSCTPEVLLKAGASLPEMVAQEKTIDGIVELLKINQLDENSSTENLEKCISFFNAMFSVLLASEQLMNETQFVRDCIAAIGAACDSISTDATLVQALIKGGDETSDSGLLLQYVIQNVESIRQQLKLVKRRLPQDINVIKCNLSPKTISNLKQMAESLGKLMMVLFLVAKQVLHLVTVNTESGDATVSHTKLWDFLSAACDRIYEQDDRGPSQNMRTVLSAVNTDMSQLAQYLLDHEYEIMAAPASVEKPVAPIIQRAQFIKKQLEETKTLTATLENREAEIRQLKLAAKMKQNELSEMQIRKDLAEKKLSVLQHDNEINVEKLQRKYDETLQMLKKKEKEFEETMDHLQSDIDTLENEKGALREKLKAHSSKKGDLKSTTAFDITASSPYIAQELSLLQKAFAEERAERMKLQATEYMKVLNSLEPIHVPKPPDNRIRDLEKQLREVKHEMIMSMVKEGDIPEGNTKHTSIQKRLMDQENQHKQIRSELKLRAESLASEILNEYLQRKPHRSAKSDFAKFPAVQLTKAMREQ from the exons TGTGAGAAGGAAGTCACCTGTAAAAGCGCCAACAGCTCGTAAAGCAAGTTCTATGACTTCATCAGCATCAAGGTCgtcaaaaaa CTCTCGGTTGTCCCTGACGGGAAGTAGACAGAGTCTTGTTGGATCTCGAAGTCAATTGGCTTCACCAGCCGGTGAGAAGAATACTGGAGTCACAGTTACCGATGGCAAGGAAGTTCCAGCGTCAAAGATACCCGAGAAGCGTTCAATACCTCCACCAGAATCGTCTCTGTCTTCCAAGAGGTCTTCTTTTGTGGAGACTGGATTTTTGGAGACGCTTAAGCCTCAGTTTACACCAGGACAGTCCCTGACATCTCCGTCACCAGCCCTTACGACTGAGGATAAGTTGGCAGCTCTGCAGCAGCAACAGGAGATTGAGGATCTCAAGGGTCAGGTGAAGGAATTGTCTGAAAAGTTGGAGACACTCCGGTTGCGTCGAGCTGAAGATAAGGAGCGTCTTCGGGAGTTTGACAAGATGAAGACACAATTTGAGCAATTGCAGGAGTTTAAGCATAAAATCATGGATGCTCAAACGCAACTCCAGCGAGAGTTGCAGAGAGCACGTCAAGAGACGAAAGATGCAGTTGAGGCACGGGATAGACATGCTGAAGAAATGTCTGATCTGGCTGAGAATGTCGAAATGATTACGCTAGATAAGGAGATGGCTGAAGAAAAGGCAGATACGTTGCAGCTGGAGCTCGATCAAGCCAAGGAACGTATTGAAGAGTTGACACTGGATCTTGAGATTATAAAGACAGAAATGCAGAATCGTGGTGGAGATGGTCAGCCAGGAGTGACAACGGCCTATGAGTATAAGCAACTGGAGCAGCAAAATGTGAGATTGAGGGAGACTCTGGTAAGGCTTAGAGATCTCCTGGCGCACAATAATCACGAAATCCAGAAGATGCACAAAGAGTTGGAAACGAAGAAGTCTGAAGTGGCAGAACTACACCGCACAAAAGAGAAGCTTTCCAGTACTGTTGATGAGCTGGAAGTGCAGATGGTGGATCTGCAAGAGCAAGTGGATGCTGCCTTGGGGGCTGAGGAGATGGTTGAACAATTGGCAGAGAAGAAGATGGAATTGGAGGATAAGGTGAAGTCTCTGCAGGAGGAAGTGGCTGAATTGGAGGCTCTGGAGGAGGTGCATGAGCAATTGGTAGAGAGTAATCATGAGCTAGAGATGGATTTGCGAGAGGAATTGGATATGGCTCATTCGGCCAAGAGGGAAGCCATCAGGGAGAAGGATGCTGCTCTGGAGACGATTGTTGATCGTGATCAGACAATTCTGAAATTCCGTGAATTGGTGCAGAAGCTCAATGAACAGCTTCAGGATATGCGTGAGAAGGTGAATCAGGAAAATACTAAATTGACTAAGGATACCATTGCTGAGACAATTGATTTCAAGCAAATGTTTGCAGAATCCAAAGCTTTTACGAGAGCTATTGATCTTCAGCTGAGACAAATTGAATTGACACAGGCCAATGAGCATGTTCGCCTCCTGACAGCCTACATGCCAGACACCTTTATGAATCGAGGCGGAGATCACGATGCTATCCTTGTGATATCCCTTGTGTCAAGGATTGTATTCAAAGCGGGTATTATTGTTAATCAGAGCCGAGAGAGATTCCCACAGCCAACAACTTTCGATCGCAGTGCAATCCTTCAGGGTCATGATATTCATCAATTTGAATTCCGTTCTCGTCTACTCCATCATGTGCACAATTTGCAAACTATCATGCATCAATTTCTCTTTGGTCTAAACTCATGCACACCCGAAGTACTGCTGAAAGCTGGTGCTTCTCTGCCCGAGATGGTGGCTCAGGAGAAGACAATTGATGGAATTGTTGAACTCCTGAAGATCAATCAACTCGATGAAAATTCATCCACTGAAAACTTGGAGAAGTGCATCTCCTTCTTCAATGCAATGTTCTCAGTTTTGCTGGCTTCCGAGCAACTGATGAATGAAACCCAGTTTGTCCGGGACTGTATTGCTGCCATTGGAGCTGCTTGTGATTCCATCAGTACAGATGCTACCCTTGTTCAGGCACTGATCAAGGGAGGCGATGAGACGAGTGATTCGGGACTTTTGCTGCAGTATGTCATTCAGAATGTCgaatccattaggcaacaattGAAGCTGGTGAAGAGACGTCTACCCCAAGATATTAATGTGATCAAGTGCAATTTATCCCCTAAAACCATTTCGAATCTCAAGCAAATGGCCGAGAGTCTGGGAAAGTTGATGATGGTACTGTTCTTGGTGGCTAAACAAGTACTACATCTGGTGACTGTAAATACAGAATCGGGAGATGCTACAGTATCTCATACGAAGCTCTGGGACTTCCTCTCAGCAGCCTGCGATCGGATCTATGAACAAGATGATCGTGGTCCATCACAGAATATGAGAACTGTTTTGAGTGCAGTGAATACAGACATGTCCCAGTTGGCTCAGTATCTACTTGATCACGAATACGAAATAATGGCAGCTCCAGCTTCAGTGGAGAAACCCGTTGCTCCGATCATTCAGAGGGCACAGTTCATCAAGAAGCAACTTGAGGAGACCAAAACACTCACAGCAACTTTGGAGAATCGTGAAGCTGAGATTAGGCAGCTCAAGTTGGCGGCCAAGATGAAACAGAATGAACTGTCGGAGATGCAGATTCGGAAGGATTTGGCAGAGAAAAAGCTATCAGTGCTACAACATGACAATGAAATTAATGTGGAAAAGTTGCAGAGGAAGTACGATGAAACTCTTCAGATGCTGAAGAA aAAAGAGAAGGAGTTTGAGGAGACAATGGATCATCTTCAGAGTGACATTGACACACTGGAGAACGAGAAGGGAGCTCTCAGAGAGAAACTAAAGGCTCATAGCAGCAAGAAGGGTGATCTCAAGTCAACTACAGCATTTG ACATTACAGCATCTTCTCCGTATATTGCCCAAGAACTTTCCCTACTTCAGAAGGCTTTTGCGGAGGAGCGTGCTGAACGTATGAAGCTCCAAGCAACCGAATACATGAAGGTTCTCAACAGCTTGGAGCCCATTCATGTTCCGAAGCCACCAGATAATCGGATCAGGGACTTGGAGAAACAATTGAGGGAAGTGAAACATGAGATGATAATGTCAATGGTGAAAGAGGGTGACATTCCGGAGGGCAATACCAAGCACACAAGTATCCAGAAGAGGTTGATGGATCAGGAGAATCAGCACAAGCAAATCAGGAGTGAATTGAAATTGCGTGCTGAGTCGCTAGCCAGTGAAATTCTAAATGAATATCTTCAGAGGAAACCTCATCGTTCGGCCAAGAGTGACTTTGCTAAATTTCCTGCTGTTCAACTAACTAAG gcaATGAGGGAGCAGTAG
- the LOC129807917 gene encoding dynactin subunit 1 isoform X3, protein MSEKSLKVGQRVEVTGKDVRGQIAYVGMTSFAAGKWIGVILDEPKGKNNGTIKGTTYFTCAENHGTFVRPSQLVLLDDSGNPLEDTSPEEKPRSRLSSSSSVRSVNTTKPTASRLSLTGSRQSLVGSRSQLASPAGEKNTGVTVTDGKEVPASKIPEKRSIPPPESSLSSKRSSFVETGFLETLKPQFTPGQSLTSPSPALTTEDKLAALQQQQEIEDLKGQVKELSEKLETLRLRRAEDKERLREFDKMKTQFEQLQEFKHKIMDAQTQLQRELQRARQETKDAVEARDRHAEEMSDLAENVEMITLDKEMAEEKADTLQLELDQAKERIEELTLDLEIIKTEMQNRGGDGQPGVTTAYEYKQLEQQNVRLRETLVRLRDLLAHNNHEIQKMHKELETKKSEVAELHRTKEKLSSTVDELEVQMVDLQEQVDAALGAEEMVEQLAEKKMELEDKVKSLQEEVAELEALEEVHEQLVESNHELEMDLREELDMAHSAKREAIREKDAALETIVDRDQTILKFRELVQKLNEQLQDMREKVNQENTKLTKDTIAETIDFKQMFAESKAFTRAIDLQLRQIELTQANEHVRLLTAYMPDTFMNRGGDHDAILVISLVSRIVFKAGIIVNQSRERFPQPTTFDRSAILQGHDIHQFEFRSRLLHHVHNLQTIMHQFLFGLNSCTPEVLLKAGASLPEMVAQEKTIDGIVELLKINQLDENSSTENLEKCISFFNAMFSVLLASEQLMNETQFVRDCIAAIGAACDSISTDATLVQALIKGGDETSDSGLLLQYVIQNVESIRQQLKLVKRRLPQDINVIKCNLSPKTISNLKQMAESLGKLMMVLFLVAKQVLHLVTVNTESGDATVSHTKLWDFLSAACDRIYEQDDRGPSQNMRTVLSAVNTDMSQLAQYLLDHEYEIMAAPASVEKPVAPIIQRAQFIKKQLEETKTLTATLENREAEIRQLKLAAKMKQNELSEMQIRKDLAEKKLSVLQHDNEINVEKLQRKYDETLQMLKKKEKEFEETMDHLQSDIDTLENEKGALREKLKAHSSKKGDLKSTTAFDITASSPYIAQELSLLQKAFAEERAERMKLQATEYMKVLNSLEPIHVPKPPDNRIRDLEKQLREVKHEMIMSMVKEGDIPEGNTKHTSIQKRLMDQENQHKQIRSELKLRAESLASEILNEYLQRKPHRSAKSDFAKFPAVQLTKAMREQ, encoded by the exons CTCTCGGTTGTCCCTGACGGGAAGTAGACAGAGTCTTGTTGGATCTCGAAGTCAATTGGCTTCACCAGCCGGTGAGAAGAATACTGGAGTCACAGTTACCGATGGCAAGGAAGTTCCAGCGTCAAAGATACCCGAGAAGCGTTCAATACCTCCACCAGAATCGTCTCTGTCTTCCAAGAGGTCTTCTTTTGTGGAGACTGGATTTTTGGAGACGCTTAAGCCTCAGTTTACACCAGGACAGTCCCTGACATCTCCGTCACCAGCCCTTACGACTGAGGATAAGTTGGCAGCTCTGCAGCAGCAACAGGAGATTGAGGATCTCAAGGGTCAGGTGAAGGAATTGTCTGAAAAGTTGGAGACACTCCGGTTGCGTCGAGCTGAAGATAAGGAGCGTCTTCGGGAGTTTGACAAGATGAAGACACAATTTGAGCAATTGCAGGAGTTTAAGCATAAAATCATGGATGCTCAAACGCAACTCCAGCGAGAGTTGCAGAGAGCACGTCAAGAGACGAAAGATGCAGTTGAGGCACGGGATAGACATGCTGAAGAAATGTCTGATCTGGCTGAGAATGTCGAAATGATTACGCTAGATAAGGAGATGGCTGAAGAAAAGGCAGATACGTTGCAGCTGGAGCTCGATCAAGCCAAGGAACGTATTGAAGAGTTGACACTGGATCTTGAGATTATAAAGACAGAAATGCAGAATCGTGGTGGAGATGGTCAGCCAGGAGTGACAACGGCCTATGAGTATAAGCAACTGGAGCAGCAAAATGTGAGATTGAGGGAGACTCTGGTAAGGCTTAGAGATCTCCTGGCGCACAATAATCACGAAATCCAGAAGATGCACAAAGAGTTGGAAACGAAGAAGTCTGAAGTGGCAGAACTACACCGCACAAAAGAGAAGCTTTCCAGTACTGTTGATGAGCTGGAAGTGCAGATGGTGGATCTGCAAGAGCAAGTGGATGCTGCCTTGGGGGCTGAGGAGATGGTTGAACAATTGGCAGAGAAGAAGATGGAATTGGAGGATAAGGTGAAGTCTCTGCAGGAGGAAGTGGCTGAATTGGAGGCTCTGGAGGAGGTGCATGAGCAATTGGTAGAGAGTAATCATGAGCTAGAGATGGATTTGCGAGAGGAATTGGATATGGCTCATTCGGCCAAGAGGGAAGCCATCAGGGAGAAGGATGCTGCTCTGGAGACGATTGTTGATCGTGATCAGACAATTCTGAAATTCCGTGAATTGGTGCAGAAGCTCAATGAACAGCTTCAGGATATGCGTGAGAAGGTGAATCAGGAAAATACTAAATTGACTAAGGATACCATTGCTGAGACAATTGATTTCAAGCAAATGTTTGCAGAATCCAAAGCTTTTACGAGAGCTATTGATCTTCAGCTGAGACAAATTGAATTGACACAGGCCAATGAGCATGTTCGCCTCCTGACAGCCTACATGCCAGACACCTTTATGAATCGAGGCGGAGATCACGATGCTATCCTTGTGATATCCCTTGTGTCAAGGATTGTATTCAAAGCGGGTATTATTGTTAATCAGAGCCGAGAGAGATTCCCACAGCCAACAACTTTCGATCGCAGTGCAATCCTTCAGGGTCATGATATTCATCAATTTGAATTCCGTTCTCGTCTACTCCATCATGTGCACAATTTGCAAACTATCATGCATCAATTTCTCTTTGGTCTAAACTCATGCACACCCGAAGTACTGCTGAAAGCTGGTGCTTCTCTGCCCGAGATGGTGGCTCAGGAGAAGACAATTGATGGAATTGTTGAACTCCTGAAGATCAATCAACTCGATGAAAATTCATCCACTGAAAACTTGGAGAAGTGCATCTCCTTCTTCAATGCAATGTTCTCAGTTTTGCTGGCTTCCGAGCAACTGATGAATGAAACCCAGTTTGTCCGGGACTGTATTGCTGCCATTGGAGCTGCTTGTGATTCCATCAGTACAGATGCTACCCTTGTTCAGGCACTGATCAAGGGAGGCGATGAGACGAGTGATTCGGGACTTTTGCTGCAGTATGTCATTCAGAATGTCgaatccattaggcaacaattGAAGCTGGTGAAGAGACGTCTACCCCAAGATATTAATGTGATCAAGTGCAATTTATCCCCTAAAACCATTTCGAATCTCAAGCAAATGGCCGAGAGTCTGGGAAAGTTGATGATGGTACTGTTCTTGGTGGCTAAACAAGTACTACATCTGGTGACTGTAAATACAGAATCGGGAGATGCTACAGTATCTCATACGAAGCTCTGGGACTTCCTCTCAGCAGCCTGCGATCGGATCTATGAACAAGATGATCGTGGTCCATCACAGAATATGAGAACTGTTTTGAGTGCAGTGAATACAGACATGTCCCAGTTGGCTCAGTATCTACTTGATCACGAATACGAAATAATGGCAGCTCCAGCTTCAGTGGAGAAACCCGTTGCTCCGATCATTCAGAGGGCACAGTTCATCAAGAAGCAACTTGAGGAGACCAAAACACTCACAGCAACTTTGGAGAATCGTGAAGCTGAGATTAGGCAGCTCAAGTTGGCGGCCAAGATGAAACAGAATGAACTGTCGGAGATGCAGATTCGGAAGGATTTGGCAGAGAAAAAGCTATCAGTGCTACAACATGACAATGAAATTAATGTGGAAAAGTTGCAGAGGAAGTACGATGAAACTCTTCAGATGCTGAAGAA aAAAGAGAAGGAGTTTGAGGAGACAATGGATCATCTTCAGAGTGACATTGACACACTGGAGAACGAGAAGGGAGCTCTCAGAGAGAAACTAAAGGCTCATAGCAGCAAGAAGGGTGATCTCAAGTCAACTACAGCATTTG ACATTACAGCATCTTCTCCGTATATTGCCCAAGAACTTTCCCTACTTCAGAAGGCTTTTGCGGAGGAGCGTGCTGAACGTATGAAGCTCCAAGCAACCGAATACATGAAGGTTCTCAACAGCTTGGAGCCCATTCATGTTCCGAAGCCACCAGATAATCGGATCAGGGACTTGGAGAAACAATTGAGGGAAGTGAAACATGAGATGATAATGTCAATGGTGAAAGAGGGTGACATTCCGGAGGGCAATACCAAGCACACAAGTATCCAGAAGAGGTTGATGGATCAGGAGAATCAGCACAAGCAAATCAGGAGTGAATTGAAATTGCGTGCTGAGTCGCTAGCCAGTGAAATTCTAAATGAATATCTTCAGAGGAAACCTCATCGTTCGGCCAAGAGTGACTTTGCTAAATTTCCTGCTGTTCAACTAACTAAG gcaATGAGGGAGCAGTAG